A region of Cellulophaga sp. RHA19 DNA encodes the following proteins:
- a CDS encoding sulfatase family protein, with the protein MKRVLKRVTFIAFSVLLFVSCNSKKNNKITDNKVTNVVANPASPNIILFVADDHGIDALGTYGNTVIKTPNLDKLATEGTKYTNAYCTSASCAASRSVILTGKFGHATGSYGHVHDYHHFSTYDSITSLPVLLNKAGYTTARIGKYHVAPEKVYHFNTVLEANPRNTVEMADKCASVLKSDKPFFLYFCTDDPHRGQPFTPEEWDVPNSFGNKKEGYKDVETVTYNPNDVLVPSFLPDTKQTREEIAQYYQSISRIDQGFGKLMAMLKAEGKEKNTIVIYISDNGMAFPGAKTSVHEPGIKLPCIIKDPTVKKTNVTSSAMVSWVDLTPTILDMAKVNNNKNKFHGSSFKSTIGKKEAKDFNEIYASHTFHEITMYYPMRVVRSNNYKLIWNIAYRLEYPFASDLWASSTWQSVYRTHQEYFGPKKVQDFLFRPEFELYDLDKDPNELNNLAGKEAYKNTLENLKSKLKSFQTKTSDPWKIMWNHDASLQGTGVNL; encoded by the coding sequence ATGAAGCGTGTATTAAAAAGGGTGACTTTTATAGCTTTTAGTGTTTTACTATTTGTTAGTTGCAACTCAAAAAAGAACAATAAAATAACAGATAATAAAGTAACAAATGTAGTTGCTAACCCAGCATCACCAAATATAATTTTGTTTGTAGCAGATGATCATGGTATAGATGCTTTAGGTACTTACGGTAATACTGTTATAAAAACGCCAAATTTAGATAAACTAGCTACAGAAGGTACAAAGTACACAAATGCATATTGTACAAGTGCTAGTTGTGCAGCAAGTAGATCTGTGATATTAACAGGTAAGTTTGGACACGCAACGGGCTCTTATGGGCACGTACATGATTACCATCATTTTAGTACGTATGATTCTATTACATCGTTACCTGTTTTGTTAAATAAAGCAGGCTACACTACAGCTCGTATTGGCAAGTACCACGTTGCACCAGAAAAAGTATATCATTTTAATACGGTTTTAGAGGCTAACCCTAGAAATACTGTAGAAATGGCAGATAAATGTGCAAGCGTGTTAAAATCTGATAAACCATTTTTTCTGTATTTCTGTACAGATGATCCACACCGTGGACAACCTTTTACTCCAGAAGAATGGGATGTTCCTAACAGTTTTGGAAACAAAAAAGAAGGGTATAAAGATGTAGAAACTGTAACCTATAATCCAAATGATGTTTTGGTGCCATCTTTTTTGCCAGATACAAAACAGACAAGAGAAGAAATTGCGCAATACTACCAAAGTATTTCTAGAATAGATCAGGGTTTTGGTAAGCTTATGGCTATGTTAAAAGCAGAAGGTAAAGAAAAAAATACAATTGTTATTTATATTTCAGATAACGGTATGGCGTTTCCAGGAGCAAAAACATCAGTACATGAACCAGGAATAAAATTGCCTTGTATTATAAAAGACCCAACTGTTAAAAAAACAAATGTTACAAGTAGTGCAATGGTTTCATGGGTAGACTTAACGCCAACTATTTTAGATATGGCTAAGGTAAACAACAATAAAAACAAATTTCACGGTTCTTCTTTTAAATCTACAATTGGTAAAAAGGAAGCAAAAGATTTTAATGAGATTTATGCTTCTCATACATTTCATGAAATTACAATGTACTACCCAATGCGTGTGGTTAGGAGTAACAATTATAAACTTATTTGGAACATAGCTTACCGTTTAGAGTATCCTTTTGCATCAGATCTTTGGGCATCTTCTACGTGGCAAAGTGTGTACAGAACGCACCAAGAGTACTTTGGGCCTAAAAAAGTACAAGACTTTTTGTTTAGACCGGAGTTTGAGCTTTATGATTTAGATAAAGACCCTAATGAGTTAAACAATTTAGCAGGTAAAGAAGCTTATAAAAACACATTAGAAAACTTAAAAAGTAAGCTTAAAAGTTTTCAGACAAAAACATCAGATCCTTGGAAAATTATGTGGAACCATGATGCATCCTTACAAGGAACTGGTGTAAACTTATAA